One window from the genome of Calditrichota bacterium encodes:
- a CDS encoding DUF4932 domain-containing protein, whose product MKAIQVKYFVIILISYIIFVNFPAIAQSKEVIEISVDPRVELTSIIFRLTGKREYNKGEVKSYVRDVEKHFSHLRDHPAVKYAEQLINTRGIAYNAPMNIALYINSNFEFDDKIPFSDIDNRWRKDEVINFIKKMKQFSEESNFYDFYSAHTDLYMEIETEAREIIQNKFNLEWFTSFFGAQSNNRFKVILCLLNGRFNYSAKIKVGEVNEFYCFKGIQPSIWGRYFGDATLGTLAHEFLHSYINPLVDSNLTQLEKTGKCIFSHVQDKLKGNAYGSWQIMYYESLTIAVDLHYRRDNGISNWLSRYLRIKHNERAGFIFISDLYNYIDEYRKNRAQYPTFDTFIPKIVEFFEMYCDRLEN is encoded by the coding sequence ATGAAAGCAATTCAAGTTAAGTATTTTGTAATAATTCTGATTAGTTATATAATATTTGTAAATTTTCCAGCAATAGCTCAATCAAAAGAAGTGATAGAAATAAGCGTGGACCCCCGTGTGGAATTAACCAGTATTATTTTTCGATTAACTGGAAAACGAGAATATAATAAAGGAGAAGTCAAAAGTTATGTTCGAGATGTAGAAAAACATTTTAGTCATTTACGAGATCATCCTGCAGTAAAATATGCTGAACAATTAATCAACACTCGGGGAATAGCATATAACGCTCCGATGAATATAGCTCTATATATAAATTCTAATTTTGAATTTGATGACAAAATACCCTTTTCTGACATAGATAACCGATGGAGAAAAGATGAAGTAATAAATTTCATAAAAAAGATGAAACAATTTTCTGAAGAGAGCAATTTTTACGATTTTTATTCAGCCCATACAGATTTATATATGGAAATAGAAACAGAAGCAAGAGAAATAATTCAAAATAAGTTTAATCTTGAATGGTTTACTTCATTTTTTGGAGCACAATCGAATAATCGTTTTAAAGTAATATTATGTTTATTAAACGGTAGATTCAATTATAGTGCAAAAATAAAGGTTGGTGAAGTAAATGAATTTTATTGCTTTAAAGGGATACAACCGTCAATCTGGGGTAGATATTTTGGAGACGCAACTCTTGGCACTCTTGCTCACGAATTTTTGCATTCATATATAAATCCACTCGTAGATTCAAATTTGACTCAATTGGAAAAAACTGGTAAATGTATATTTTCTCATGTTCAAGACAAATTAAAAGGTAATGCTTATGGAAGTTGGCAAATTATGTATTATGAGTCTTTGACAATAGCAGTAGATTTACATTATCGAAGGGATAATGGGATTTCAAATTGGTTAAGCAGGTATTTAAGAATAAAACATAATGAAAGAGCGGGATTTATTTTTATTTCAGATCTTTATAATTATATTGATGAGTATAGAAAAAATCGTGCTCAATATCCGACTTTTG
- a CDS encoding glycosidase: MRLERIKGPILEPLAENSWESRAVLNPATIREGDVIHMLYRAVEGENFSTIGYAKLDLNQNVIERRPEPVICRTYPYEKKGCEDPRVTYLDGKYYIFYSGYDGKEVRICAASTENFETYTKYGIVVPDVWDKDAMLFPEPVGGKIILIHRVEPNIQFAFFDNIEQLLRPSNGYWNQYFSELDKFTVMKPEFDWEANKVGAGPPPIKTEQGWVLIYHGVDKNSVYRAGVALLDLESPERVIARYPKPILEPERRYELNGDVPNVVFPEGTVLIGDELYVYYGGADKVIGLATIKMNDLLEELKKHKI; encoded by the coding sequence ATGAGACTCGAAAGAATTAAAGGGCCGATTTTAGAACCGTTAGCGGAAAATTCATGGGAATCGCGCGCCGTATTGAATCCGGCGACGATCAGAGAAGGCGACGTCATTCACATGCTTTACCGCGCCGTGGAAGGGGAAAATTTTTCCACTATCGGCTACGCCAAATTGGATTTGAACCAAAATGTTATTGAACGAAGACCCGAGCCCGTTATTTGTCGAACATACCCTTATGAAAAAAAAGGCTGCGAAGACCCTCGCGTCACGTATTTGGATGGTAAATATTACATTTTTTATTCGGGATATGACGGCAAAGAGGTTCGCATTTGCGCCGCTTCCACTGAAAATTTTGAAACTTACACCAAGTACGGCATCGTTGTTCCTGACGTCTGGGACAAAGATGCCATGTTGTTCCCGGAGCCAGTCGGCGGAAAAATTATTCTCATTCACCGAGTTGAACCTAATATTCAATTCGCGTTTTTCGATAACATCGAACAACTTTTGCGGCCCAGCAATGGCTATTGGAATCAATATTTTTCCGAATTGGATAAATTTACCGTAATGAAACCAGAATTTGACTGGGAAGCTAACAAAGTTGGCGCCGGGCCTCCGCCGATCAAAACCGAACAAGGCTGGGTTTTGATCTATCACGGTGTGGACAAGAATTCTGTTTACCGCGCTGGCGTCGCATTGCTGGATTTGGAATCTCCCGAACGCGTCATTGCGCGCTATCCGAAACCGATTTTGGAACCAGAACGCCGCTACGAATTAAATGGCGACGTGCCCAATGTCGTTTTTCCCGAAGGAACCGTCCTCATCGGCGACGAACTTTACGTGTACTACGGCGGCGCCGACAAAGTCATCGGATTGGCGACGATTAAAATGAATGACTTGTTGGAAGAGTTGAAAAAGCACAAGATTTAG